The Solanum dulcamara chromosome 2, daSolDulc1.2, whole genome shotgun sequence region TACCCTATATATTAATCATGCATACGTTGGTGACCCATAGTGCTATGTAATGATATTAACTAACTAGTGGTCATGACTAAAAACAAAAAACTTAATTATGAAATTCATGGCTAAATGTATTGCTAAATAGCTCATAGCTAACAGAATTTTTTGATAATTCGTCAATATTATTTAGCGATAGAAATTGCCCATTGCTAattctttatttcattttttgccATACATCTAATCATGATGATAATTAATCATAGGATATTGGAAAACACAATATTCCCTTGAAAACAATTTAATAATATCCCCATAAGTCCATAATTAGATGCCAAAGAGGTTCGTTGataattaattactttttttctttttcttttgtttataAAGTATATAAAAGGGAGATTGGAAAGATCATATATACTTTTAGGAGgaacttaattaattagttagttAATCATATGCTTAATTCCTCTCTAATGATGAATTAACTTATATTTAGTTCAAATTGAAGGAATACATATATAAAGTTAAGAAGGAATCTAATTCACAGCAACATACGATATGATGTAtcatttgcttttcttttcttttctttttaagaaaaaataatgttagattaaaaaaaatgaacatATAATATGTAGGAATACTTTTAATAGTGTGAcatattttattgaaaatcTCATGGGTTTAGTTTAAAGGGGACATTATCATAACATGGTAAGGGTGCATTTTTAGTTGATTTATGTTCCCATAACAAAAACTTTTTTGTGGggcataaatatatattttcttattataatatttttcttgttaTGTTTCGTATGACTTTAGTTTCTAAAACATGTATGCCTCACCAAGCATAGATTTAGTTGCTAAAGGACAAAACAAAAGTCCCAACTCATTTAGGGAGAAAAAGTAAGGATCAATTCATTTTACGGATAATTAGTGCAATTTTAATGCTGAAGCTAAACGcttacataaaaataaaaataaaaacacttGCATGTGCGCTTTGATGTCCATaaatacttgaataatgtggaTGACACAAATCAAATCACCATATTAGACTATAAACATCAATGATGGACTATGCGAAACTTAGTTCGAATGGAAAATTGTGCAACTACATATAAAGCGTCCGAATACTTTTAATTTAATGATGTTGTctttaacaataaataaatgtttctttattataaatataatggtTGAACTACTATATATcttcaaaaacaacaacaacaaaaattatttaaaaaggaAACAAGGCCATATTGActtcattttaaatagcatgaagcaattctttttatttaattaagcaTAAAGATTTGGATTTTGAATGAGGTAGGTTTCAACTGTTTTATAAATTCCCATAGCACTATCTTTTCCAGCTTTAATATCTTCTTCTTTGGCAAAAAAATCACCAATTCCATGATAATTTGTTGTCATCTTGTAAATGCATCCTCCAATAATATTATTGGattcttcaaattttatttcataagaaataaaatcaagattttcTCCCAATGGATCCCCTTCAATCATTGTGTATTTGCacaccatattttctttgtctaATTCATCTATTCTATGTTTCACAAACTCAAAAGGATTGCCTGCAAATTAAACCAAAAAAGgtcaacaacaatatacaatatactCCGTTAAATTCCGCAAATCGGGTATGCAGCTTAATCTTTTCTTTATGAAATTaggaaaattaaataaaaaagatcATTAGGTAAATTAAAGTATTACAATATGACCATTTGATAAGAGATTATGGGAGAGCGGATAGAATTGATTTTCCTTAAGCTTCTTTTGAGGGGTTGTTTGCATGTTTGATACAACAAAAGTTATTTTACAAGGAGAAAAAAATTCATGAGAAAGATATATAATTTTCAGTATCGATTGCTGAAAAATgtcgaaaaatatttttcaagaaaaacatTAATGTTTCATCTTTGGGAGAAAATAACTTCACATACATATGGGCGGAATTCATATCATCTTTCAAGGAAATATTTTTCACGAGAAGCATTTTTTGGTACTTGATTGCCAAAAAATATTGACATATATATCTCCAAAATTCATTTCCAAACAATATTAGGGTGAAATATTCGAACCAAAGTTCGGAGTCAAGTTATAGAAGAACttaaattatgttaaatttttaaattccCTTACGACTCTATTCTAAGTCAGAGATCTTCGATTCGAACTCTGAATATGAAAAAGAATCCAATGTAGAAAGTGGCTCTCTCTTAAATATACCTTATATAGTGTAAATACGAATCAATCAAAGTTTCAATACAGATACCATACACtggcaaaaaataaaattgacttCACTAACCTTTTGTGAAGTTCACTTGTTCAATACTTCCAGCTCCACCATCTCCCTGTAACAAAACAACATTTTCAACAAATTGAGGCAATAACTTTGGTATTAGGGATTTTGAATCCACAATTAAAGCCTTAAACAAACGAATTGGGGTTAAAGGGGAAGTAATTTCTTCAGTAAAAGTTGTAACACCCATAATGATTATTAATAATCAATTGGTCTATTAGAACTAAATGTTTAATTAGTGGCTAATT contains the following coding sequences:
- the LOC129878485 gene encoding pathogenesis-related protein STH-2-like, translated to MGVTTFTEEITSPLTPIRLFKALIVDSKSLIPKLLPQFVENVVLLQGDGGAGSIEQVNFTKGNPFEFVKHRIDELDKENMVCKYTMIEGDPLGENLDFISYEIKFEESNNIIGGCIYKMTTNYHGIGDFFAKEEDIKAGKDSAMGIYKTVETYLIQNPNLYA